The stretch of DNA CACTTATGATAAACTGTGACCGACCTGTGGTATAGTTTGTTCGTAACTGCTTCTGTTTTGATTTTTTGGATAAGATGATACCTTCTACTTTGGTGTCCATTTGACAATGACACCACTTTGATTGTCATTATGGTGTCCTTATTTCAGGTGATAACAACGACAAAATCTCTCTCGAAAGTTATTAAAAATTCAAGGGAATTTCCACATCGTGAATCTATTTAGATGGCGGTCCTTAAAATTGTGCTGAAAAAAGACAGACCCGGACACGGATCTGAAAATTGACAGGAAGTTTCTCGATAACGGGCACGATATGACAACAATGGATAAATAGATAAAGTGTTTGATAAACCCCAAAAAGCTTTTATGACGAGTTTTACTCTGCAGTGATTGTATCTCGGTTATAACATATTGACTTTAcagatttttcatttcaataagAAGATAGATTGTGTTTTTTCAAGTCATATTGACCACGACACGTGATGTTTACGTTCAGTTTTTACATTACGTCATTGATCTGTTCATTAGATATCTTAAAATGAGTGAAAATACCTGAAATATTACATTTGGAATTACAAGTGATGTAAacattgagaaaaaaattttgacgaAAAATATGTGAATAATTTATCAAGTCATTTAAAAGGAATCTGCTTTGCTTGTTTCCCATGTTTCCTTATTTAGTAAcctgttttttttcaaaattagaaaTGAAACGTAAAATGTTACAGATCGCATGAATGACATCATATAACAgactaaaaaatatattgatcattttttggaattttgggCGTGTTTAACCAAATTTATCCTATGAATCATGACTTAATCTGGATATTTCCCAGAACTTTCAGAAAAAAGCTGACATTCCTATTTTGCCAGAAAATGATcatactttatatatatgttgtaaTAGTAAGGGGTAGATCATTGAGTAATTAAAAAAGTGCTATTGACGTATTCCCTTTCCTCACACTGTTGAAAGGGAAATGAGATTGCCTAACAACATTTGTAGGTTATCTagtcaggggtgcacaactcaaataaGGATACGTGggaaagttttgaaaataatcttgtcgcgtggtactttcaaaaaattatttatattgtaaCAAACTTCCGTACAACACATAACAACAAACTTCAATCAAACACATATTAACAAAAAACTATTCATTTaaacaatttaatgtcctgAAGACGTTTTTGACGTCGTTTTAAAGTTAATCCAATATAAACTTGAGTTGTTAGGATTTATTACAAATACAAGAATTACCTTTTTCCAGGCGTTAGCGTTTCACGTTCGATCATATGTCGTGCCACATTTGGCGTGCCCCGTGTTATGCACCTCTGATCTAGTGGTTAATATGGTGAGataaatagtaatatttttaggAATGTGTGCATCAACAGGCTCTTCTGTCATTTAATAATTGTTTTGAGAAGTTTATGTTATCATGATATATAATTATACCCGTACTTTATTTAAAGAAACAggaaaaatttattgtttttgacCACGATGAACTGATTCACAAATTTTCCACTAAGAAAGATCTTGAAAAATTTACTTATTcgtatgctcaaatatatgtacacaaagccaaaaatactttttttacgaacgatttcatcaaaattatatcCCGAACGAAGCTAGAACTGCGGAATAGTAACTTACCAGTATCTGTATTAACGTACCGGTACCCGGATTGCCCTAACTTTCTCAGGACTTGTGACGATGATGATTAATGCATCCAGTTTCAACGTGACTTGAAATACCAAATGATTCGAGTCACAACTGTATTATCGAATATTTTAAAGTAGCGGTGCCGTAGTATACAGTACCTTCTAAAATAAAAGGCCGGACACGGAACCGctacaagtaatttttaattttgatgacgtaacCCCACACaactttgaagtgaaaaacaaatccCATAAGATCCacagatatttttaaaatacaaaacagTAATAGCCGtctagcaacaacaacaatctaTCTTTCAACACTGAAAATTGCTCCAATGctcaattggtccagtagttagagagaaaggcgatttttgcataacaacaacaataacaacaaattggAAAAGAGGAATAGCAACTACAACAGCAAAATactaacaaaacgatccataggtccacttcgaATAACGAGAGACcaatactgaaatatatgggcacgaagaTTTTGCACCGGTACCTACAGGGTCTTCGGTTAATACCAAGTTTACTGGAAAGGTCGGCGGAAAGTGACCAAATAGTGTTTTCATGCTTCATAAAAtgtattaaaacaaaatagaaaaacttTGAGGATTTGAGAAACAGAATAATATTAATAGCCTTCCACCGAGTTCATCCATcttcaataactgaaaattcaaaattgattgaaaGCGATGTTTTCTAACAGctacaatttagcaaaacaattTATAAGTGCATTTGGTGTCCAAAAATACTGTGATTACTATACAGAACTAAAGCAATGGCGCTATCGCGATGgatagaaaaagaaaaaagaggGAATGCATGACTTAAGCTTGCCACCTAGAGGTATAACAAGCTGATAACGTCGAAACAAAACATatcgaaaatattatttatgcaACGTTGCAATTGAAAGAAATGAATtacaaatacacaaaatattaGAGAGGTATGACAAGCTGATTACGCCGAAAACAAAacatatcaaaaatattatttatgcaACGTTGCAATTAAAAGAAATGAATTACAAATACACAgaatattagaataaaattaccCTATCATATGAATTaagaaaatggaataaaataaacCTCATTCCACTGCGAAGCATTAGTCTTTCAATAAACCAACCCGGCTTCAAAGATGTTCTGGCCATTCTTTGACTTTTTCTTTTCTTTGTGATTGTTCGTAAAATATGTGAAGACCTCGATGACTTTAGAATGTTTTAATTGgcaaagaaaattttattatgaGCCAGCTCAAATCTCAAAGCATAACATATAACAAGTGATAGgggcaaaataaaataaaaattgtcagtGCAGAATTGGTTGTTAGGAAAAAAGAAACTACTACtctgtttattttaaattaaaaacgattgaaaatttcttCCTTTACAAATCAATGAATAAACAAAGCACGCGATACAGTTGTTATTTCATTGTTCTTGTATTGTTCCGTTGTTTTTGATTCTGTTGTATCGAAACACGCCTACAATTTTCATAGCATTTGAATTATCGGATATTAATTCTTTTAGCAATGAGAAACTGCCCTTTTCACAGTTAGGAATTGTCATACAGTTGTCAAATGagtttattatgaaaaatacTGATAAAATATCATTCGAATTCGATCGATTCAAATCAAACGAACACGGAGCAATGCTTGTTATAtaggtaccggtatatatacaACACATGATTTCTATGAATTCCTGGGCATCCGGAAATCAATCGAATCAAAAGCAACAGGAACTTTCACCTTTGAacttaatataattataaacgGGTAGGGTAGATTCAGGTTATCacctgttttaaaatatttctggcCATAATAACATTACAATTTGAAACAGATCTACGATTTCGCGCGCTTTTGTCAAAAATTCAAAACGTCACTATGGCACGATCTCTTGACAATTGCGGGCAATTACGGGGTCGGTCGATGGGAGGTTACACATATCACATCATCGAGTACCATTGTATCTACACATTTCGTCTTTCGAGCCAGGTTATCTGTTTTCCCGAGTAAACAAAGCGCGGCAAAATAATATGGAACAGAACAAAGAGGTCTTTGTGTGCACAACAATAGCCAATTATTGACTTGCCCGTTAAGGGTCGCACTTGTGTACCAGTGGAGTATGTGCCTACTACTTAGTCATGCTGAAGGCAGTCAGAGGGTTAACCCAGAATAACAAAAGATTACACGGTATGATGAATctgaatttgtaatttctgggaataaaacattttttttattcgtcgCAACACAACGAAAAGCCTCTTGAAATGGATTATTATCGTCAGTACAACTCAGAATCCTGATTATACCGAATGTTGATAGTGCGTTGTCAGGGACGAATGGACGTGAGAATATCACAGCTTAGCTAGTCATTTAAATCTCATACAGAATATACAGAGAAAgcttcatcaatttttattctaaaaaaattcagaattatTTGCCTTGACAATTGGAGGTATATTTTTataagtatgttttattaattgtCGTTGTTAGGTAACGTACTTAGCCAACATCATAAAATTGAGTATATATTTCTGCGAAGCGTGATATTTTAATTGACCTAAACAACTTTTGACAACTCTGATCCAAGTTTTGATAGAAAAAAAGTTAATGAGAAATATATGGTTATGGTTTCATACAATAAGGTGAGTCTGTTGAATTTGTAAGATTGTTGtccattttgtaaaatatttataaaatagaaTCCAAAGGGGGTTGAAATCGTAATTTGTACTAAATCTTATGACTGTATTCAAGTAtttcacaataaatttaaattaaattatttgtatGGCACATGTCGCAGTTTAACACCAGGGACAGATGGACAATAAATTCCACTAATATTTAACAGATGTAGACTGGTTTTTTCTACAACTTTAAAAGAATGAAGACAATATAAAATGTTGCATATAGTGTTCGGCAAATTGTTTCACAAATTGAATGGATTTAATGTGATGAGAACAATGTAATAAAGTATAATTGACGTAGAACGCACCCAAAGTACAGACACCTCAATAAActttaatatttgatatattataaAGCATGCCGACCGACTCAATAAAAGTCATTGGCATCTTATTTATTCTTGTAAATTTCTCACGTTAATCATTCACCCTGTCAAATATTCCACCACAGAACAAATGGATCTTTTGTCATAGTTTCCCTAAAATACGAGTAAGTAAATTTACCCGAAAGACTgaagcaattttaaaacatCGTGTGGGCTTTTTTGAGGTCGATTTCTGAGTAGTATCAAGACTCAAAAGACACAGTTTGATTGTGTGTTGTTTGTCAATAACAATGCGAAACAATGTTCGTTGGCGATCTGTGGCTCAAGATACGATCATGTATATTCATATATTGAAGGAGATTTATCAGAAATGCGTTATATCATCGACGTTCGAGTAGATAAAAGCTTCAAAATTACTTCTGTATGTACTCACGTCAGTTTATTGAAGTTTTTACTGCGAGGAAATAGAAAACTTTAGACTTAGGTTAGGTTTGGTTACGGCGGCATTACATTTACTCTATAGAAACTTTATTTTATCACCCAGTTGGTGAGTGTTTCTACGGCAACCAGTCTGGAGCAGATTGTGtatgatataatataatatatggtgctgaagatttttttttggaaattgtttGACACCAACCAAATAGATAATTGGACAAGTTGAATATAGCTTCCAGCATAATATGCAGTAGTGTTGTAacagataaaaatattgtaaCCATATGAATGAGATCTGctgaatatattataaaaatcgacCTCTCATGTATAACCTTATGTTGCACATTTATTATGTTCATCGAGCAACAAAACACCCAATTGTTACGCGGGGGCTTGTCTTAGATTATTTTTTACAGTAATAGCGTTGTGGACAAGAGTTGTTACCTGGATATGATATGACAGATCTTTATACAAGAGAGCGATTCTATTGAATACACAGAAGAAACCccgatatttgataaaaatatatagttCGTATTTTCAGAATAACAAAGTAATTGTTAAGATAGATTATGtctcattcaaatatattaataattcaTTCAACGGCTATACTTATTCAATTGTGTCAAATGAAAACAGGACTATAGAGAACCTAGACTTAATGACAGAGTTTCAGAATGGTATCATTTTGTTGTAAAGTTGGCAGTTTACCAttttgatatataaaaatatttgatggaTAGCTGTGAATGATATACAATGTCAATGTTCCGTGCTAGCCAAGATATCCCACTTCTACCCAAGCCTTgtgatacaaaaaatatttttgtaggTTTCCGTCTTTGTTTACTTAATTTATGGTAATACGAACATCAAATATAATATCGAGTAACAACGGGATGTATTTATCAATTCAAGCGGACGACTGCAGACGTGACAGTGGAGTATCTGACATGGACTCCAGTGTCGGCGGACAAACAGGAAACTCAAAGGTATGaaattatatgaatatattgTGCTTAGTTATTTGTTACGTCGAAATTGGCTTTTgctaaataaaaatgtatatgCGAGAGAATAAAAtagttgaattttaaatcatGATATGAGTACTTTCAGGAAGAAAAAAGTGTTCAACAAGGTCAAGGAAGTTTGGAATACGCAAAGCTTTGGGAGGTGATATTTAGTTTGCACATAAATTTTACTATATACATCGCTTCAGTTGAAATGACAACAATTACTTGTGGATAATAACAAAAATTACTAAAGCCCATTTATTCCATTATTTAAACATATTCATAGGAATTAAGACACACCGGCCAAGGACTGGACAATTTATTTGAAGAAAGTAAAGAAAGTGCGTTCGAAATAAAGAATGCTTACGAATCAATACATCAGCTTATCACAATCAATGAAGgcttaaaaatcaaatattatgaaGCACTTGCGacaaagaaaaaatttgatgaagAGAGAGATGATTATTTCAAGGTAACAATTACtcactcatttttaaatttaaatttgaaacgtTAATTTTAGAGATAATTTTGAAatgcatatttttttattctaaaaatgtttatttttagaTTGACACAGAACTTTCAAAAAAGAAAGAGGAATTTATTGAAGACAGTCAGAAGCATGCTCTTCAACATTCAAGGTCAGAAAATTCCATAGtgtttttattataatgtgATTTGTGTGACAAATATCTATTATTTTGATATAAGTTAGCCTTGAAAACGAAAAGTTAGCTCCTCAAAAGACCGTCAGCGCTTTATTCTAAACATAggttaaatatttaaacaaatataatgTTTACAGCTGCATTGCAATCAAACAGTCATATTGTATTTCGACGGTGATTTGAAGTATTTATTACAATTCCAGATatgttgaatattcaaaaagaTTTTCGACAAGACGAGAAGAATATATTGAAAGATTATTAAAAGacgttgaaaaatatttgggtcaagttgaaaaattatcaaaagaaaaattgaacCTGAGAAAAGAGGTGACCGAATTTAATATATCTTctattcattatataatatatatatataaatatatacattgtGTTACGATTAGTCAAATATGCTCAACATTTTCAATGTTTATGAGAACATAAAATACATTAACATTACTAAATTACAAAACACCATGATTGCAAATACACAGGCGAATTACTAgtattttcttttctattatGCTTTATATTTTCGTATCACGCGTGTTGGTTTTTCTTATCATAAACTCaataagaatgaaatatatttcaaagcATTAAACGAGAGGGGAATGGGCGCTGCTAAATCAATATCTAGGTCTACTTTTTGGAACGGGCCGAAGAATTTTTTGTGTAACAAACCATTGGTAGTCTATCGATTTAGTAAAATATTATGATTGCTTTTAAACTTAAACTATTTAAAAGGTAATTTATTTGCCTTTTAGGTTTCCGAACAAAGATCACAAATAACGTCGTTGAAAAATGAGTTGAAAACTAAAACTACACAACATGAAACAGCAATTcataattgtgaaaaattaaacaaagatcttgaaaaacataaaaaagaaCTACAGTGGATGAACAGACAAGCTGAAAAATTGAAAGgtaaaaatattcatgaatttGAGAGTATCGGTGAGATTTTTCTGGTGTAAAGGGGATCTTTTGGACCCCGTGCAATCAAAATTTACTAGAATTATCTATCTTATTTGAATaccattattcaaaaaaaaacatgaaaatgattaatctgtaaaaaatgaaattcgtAACTCAAGACAGACGAGAGTCGACGTGACTAATTGTGTGGTTATAATTATAAATGACTGATTATACTGAGGACGTACTTGACATAGGCTGGATGAGTATGTATTATAATCTATGGCGCATCTTCACCGAGTGGATTATGTAAACAAAGTTGGGCGATCCAGACGATGAAGCATTCgattaaaataaacatttgttTGCCATGAATTATGCTAAAAGGCAAATATTACGACCGCTTGACttgtaatttttaattaaagGCGAATAAAAGCGATATTTTTTAGCTTTGAATCAAAGACTTGACGAGGAAAATAATAACATGAGGAACAAAGAACAGGAATTGACAAATGAgttgcaaaaatatataaaaacaattgatGATTTATCCGACAAAAGGCGACAACTTCTAGACAGGTATAAACAACTGCTTTTGGATTTTAGCGGCATAGAATTCTTCATGCACAAACACGCCAATTTCTCATGTTTAGAAAAAagttatacatatatttttaagtTAAGTAATTAGTGTTAAAACAAATTATAGTTGCAGCTTTTACATAATGTCCAATCGTGTTTACGACTTTAAAATGGTGTAACTTCTAAGATCTAACTTTCTTTTTTGTTAGGTGCTCCCAATTAAATCAGCAAATTCAAGCCACGGAAGAAAATCTTCAGCGAGAATTTGATACGAAAGAAGAGGAAAGAAGGCAATATGAAAGCGAGAG from Styela clava chromosome 14, kaStyClav1.hap1.2, whole genome shotgun sequence encodes:
- the LOC120341682 gene encoding uncharacterized protein LOC120341682, encoding MVIRTSNIISSNNGMYLSIQADDCRRDSGVSDMDSSVGGQTGNSKEEKSVQQGQGSLEYAKLWEELRHTGQGLDNLFEESKESAFEIKNAYESIHQLITINEGLKIKYYEALATKKKFDEERDDYFKIDTELSKKKEEFIEDSQKHALQHSRYVEYSKRFSTRREEYIERLLKDVEKYLGQVEKLSKEKLNLRKEVSEQRSQITSLKNELKTKTTQHETAIHNCEKLNKDLEKHKKELQWMNRQAEKLKALNQRLDEENNNMRNKEQELTNELQKYIKTIDDLSDKRRQLLDRCSQLNQQIQATEENLQREFDTKEEERRQYESERISMENSIKSLEKQKLELKESNQKVLRQMAQLRQRFDSAKRKSVVVEKEKNIIVRKEHNTSEKNVELAEKQLELIDEVLTLKRVFYEDQSRMKKGGRQYRKLEGKVGNLKQQIEMLKEDPSILDPLEFSQEYRDVVVRKIVNSPPQSYPRPGTTYFDLPLKQHIPVIGQIPEKKKGLNSGGKDRSSNPKIKAVAQK